The following are encoded in a window of Pseudalgibacter alginicilyticus genomic DNA:
- a CDS encoding SusC/RagA family TonB-linked outer membrane protein yields MNLKTKVTLMLIMIFNISLFAQDGYELSGTISDKANMPLPGVNVIIANSSKGTSTDFDGKFKITVRSGDVLDFSFIGYIKQSITITNQKTLNVVMEEDTAVLDEVVVVGYGTRKKSHLTGAIAKIGGEDVAAVQVARVDEALAGKLPGVLIQNQSGEPGSDLKVQIRTGSSLSSSSDPLIVVDGFPISGNLATVNPNDIESMEVLKDAASAAIYGSLGANGVILVTTKKGKSGKLNFSYNAYTSTSRKYVKDIEMLKTAGEWAEELQSGAYDLSQTDPGLLEYRLWAYENAPDVVSMEDWLFQSGNSTNHDFSVSGGSENMKAFASIGYLNTDGIVKGQGYERYNGRMNIDANLNDKLKAGISMNGFYGHQDIVPWEMRDLLRAYSISPIYHTQASIDFVQELDARRQALFNSGYTGQNIGRTFDQDYRGIGLDPTSIYDLQPGDVVHDWQYGRNQNGIGGTGDAGVAAKFDNSQRYKQTLYGNVSSYLEYEILEGLNIKTIFGADSRDVKEYYYRGVLTDGQQRSNQTDLDISNIKKSTVLSTTTLDYSKVIADKHDISAVIGMEFVNTKYRGISSNGTNVPVGLPLNYSFFESEDVVSQNIEENQSRRGFFGRIAYAFDDRYLVSASIRRDGDSRFGANEKYAVFPAFSLGWNMHNESFLENNAVISLLKPRFSMGSLGTSSDLGSYSSLSILGTSPTAFGTGFLIPDEIANADLTWQTNKETNYGVDTGFLNNRFRFSVDYYTSDVNDMLINQSVSEVLGTPQIRLNRGDITSSGLEFELNANLLQKDNFSWSINANLSTVESEITSLGDLDELPRQIYGGPSGRGAEFRNYVGGELGEMWGYESAGQVESIYMEDPTRNIGYQSGLHYVVDQNGDGEITYEDDYVKLGSATPDFYWGVSSNFNYKNFDFAFQFQGSQGAEVYNIDPIYWQSLFRDATGPSFDANNDGIADNNGLHYLESRDVHGGMIQDASYIALRNLTLGYTLDSDFISKVGIGSMRVYLAASNLLYIMGKDYTSFNPEGIEIENDGYAGPTTYGYQEGASPIVRSFTFGVNVNF; encoded by the coding sequence ATGAATTTAAAAACTAAAGTAACATTAATGTTAATAATGATATTTAACATATCATTGTTTGCTCAGGACGGATATGAATTGTCCGGTACGATATCAGACAAGGCAAATATGCCTTTACCTGGTGTCAATGTAATTATAGCTAATTCTTCAAAGGGTACCTCAACAGACTTCGATGGGAAATTTAAAATAACGGTAAGAAGTGGAGATGTACTTGATTTTTCATTCATAGGCTATATTAAACAATCTATAACGATTACTAATCAAAAGACACTTAATGTTGTTATGGAAGAAGACACTGCTGTGTTAGACGAAGTAGTAGTGGTGGGTTATGGTACTCGTAAAAAATCACACCTTACTGGAGCTATAGCAAAAATTGGTGGTGAAGATGTAGCTGCTGTGCAAGTTGCACGTGTTGATGAAGCCTTGGCGGGTAAACTACCAGGGGTTTTAATCCAAAATCAAAGTGGAGAGCCTGGTTCAGACTTAAAAGTTCAAATTAGAACAGGTTCATCGCTTTCAAGCAGTTCCGACCCGTTAATTGTTGTAGATGGATTTCCTATTTCAGGGAATTTAGCAACGGTTAACCCTAACGATATTGAGAGTATGGAGGTGTTGAAAGATGCTGCATCTGCTGCTATTTATGGTTCTTTGGGGGCTAATGGGGTTATTTTGGTTACCACCAAAAAAGGAAAATCTGGGAAGTTAAATTTCAGCTACAATGCCTACACAAGTACATCAAGAAAATATGTTAAGGATATTGAAATGCTAAAAACTGCTGGTGAATGGGCTGAAGAATTGCAGTCAGGAGCTTATGATCTCTCGCAAACTGACCCAGGTTTATTAGAATACAGGCTTTGGGCATACGAAAATGCACCAGATGTTGTGAGTATGGAAGATTGGCTTTTTCAAAGTGGTAATTCAACAAACCATGACTTTAGTGTTAGTGGAGGTTCTGAAAATATGAAGGCATTTGCTTCTATTGGATATTTGAATACCGATGGTATTGTTAAAGGTCAAGGTTATGAAAGGTACAATGGTAGAATGAATATTGATGCTAACTTAAATGATAAGTTAAAAGCAGGAATCAGTATGAATGGATTTTATGGACATCAGGATATTGTACCTTGGGAAATGAGAGACCTTTTAAGAGCCTATAGTATCAGTCCTATTTACCATACACAAGCGTCAATTGATTTTGTTCAAGAGTTAGATGCTAGAAGACAAGCTTTATTTAATTCAGGATATACAGGTCAAAATATAGGTAGAACTTTTGATCAAGATTATAGAGGTATTGGTTTGGATCCTACAAGTATATATGATTTACAACCTGGTGATGTAGTTCATGATTGGCAATATGGTAGAAATCAAAATGGAATTGGAGGAACAGGGGATGCTGGGGTTGCAGCAAAATTTGATAATTCTCAAAGGTATAAACAAACGCTTTATGGAAATGTAAGTTCTTATTTGGAGTATGAAATCTTAGAAGGATTAAATATAAAAACCATTTTTGGGGCAGATTCACGAGATGTTAAAGAGTATTATTATCGTGGGGTGTTAACAGACGGGCAACAACGTTCTAATCAAACTGATTTAGATATTTCGAATATTAAAAAATCTACAGTACTAAGTACTACTACTTTAGATTATTCAAAAGTGATTGCAGATAAGCATGATATATCTGCTGTGATAGGTATGGAATTTGTAAATACAAAATACAGAGGGATTTCTTCTAATGGAACCAATGTGCCTGTTGGCTTACCTCTTAACTATTCATTTTTTGAATCTGAAGATGTTGTATCTCAAAACATAGAAGAAAATCAGTCAAGAAGAGGTTTTTTCGGTAGAATAGCTTATGCATTCGATGATCGTTACTTAGTATCAGCTTCTATTAGAAGAGATGGTGATTCACGATTTGGGGCAAATGAAAAATATGCAGTATTTCCAGCATTTTCTTTAGGATGGAATATGCATAATGAATCTTTTTTAGAAAATAATGCTGTAATTAGTTTGCTAAAACCAAGGTTTAGTATGGGGTCTTTAGGAACTTCTTCAGACTTAGGTTCTTATAGCTCATTGAGTATTTTAGGGACCTCACCAACCGCTTTTGGAACAGGCTTTTTAATTCCAGATGAAATAGCAAATGCCGATCTAACTTGGCAAACCAATAAAGAGACTAACTATGGTGTGGATACAGGGTTTTTAAATAATCGCTTCAGATTTAGTGTTGATTACTATACCTCAGATGTTAATGATATGTTAATTAATCAAAGTGTTTCAGAGGTTTTAGGAACACCTCAAATTAGACTGAATCGCGGTGATATAACAAGTTCCGGTTTAGAGTTTGAATTAAATGCCAATCTATTACAAAAGGATAATTTTTCTTGGAGTATAAATGCCAATTTATCTACAGTTGAATCAGAAATCACCAGCTTGGGTGACTTAGATGAGCTACCTCGTCAAATTTATGGAGGGCCATCAGGTAGAGGGGCTGAATTTAGAAATTATGTAGGTGGTGAACTTGGTGAAATGTGGGGATATGAAAGTGCAGGACAAGTTGAATCTATTTATATGGAAGACCCAACAAGAAACATTGGATACCAAAGTGGTCTACATTATGTTGTTGATCAAAATGGTGATGGTGAAATAACTTATGAAGATGATTATGTTAAATTAGGTTCAGCAACTCCAGATTTTTATTGGGGGGTGTCAAGTAATTTTAATTATAAGAATTTTGATTTTGCTTTCCAGTTTCAAGGGTCTCAAGGGGCAGAAGTTTATAATATTGACCCTATTTATTGGCAATCTTTATTTCGTGATGCTACAGGACCAAGTTTTGATGCTAATAACGATGGTATTGCTGATAACAATGGCCTGCATTATTTAGAGTCTAGAGATGTGCATGGAGGCATGATTCAAGATGCATCTTACATTGCTTTAAGAAATCTAACTTTAGGTTATACTCTTGATTCAGATTTTATAAGCAAAGTGGGTATAGGTTCTATGAGAGTTTATCTTGCAGCTTCTAATCTGCTGTATATAATGGGAAAAGATTATACATCTTTTAACCCAGAGGGTATAGAAATCGAAAATGATGGTTATGCAGGACCAACAACTTATGGATACCAAGAAGGTGCAAGCCCAATTGTTAGAAGTTTTACGTTCGGTGTAAATGTTAATTTTTAA
- a CDS encoding polysaccharide lyase family 7 protein: protein MNKNIITSVFTLIIINLFLVLNSCKSEVKKAKLITNKEGTIKKVYASNVIPFFDHWKLILGDGSNVGIANNYENKDFFYTTNDGKSDWVVFKTPNGGDTHGTSNNTRTELAQTKKWYPKTANDKLTATLKVMNVSATGDARVAASYAVVVGQIHSADKHENEPLKIFYKKFPSHTKGSVFWHYEINTAGEDNSGRWDYSTAVWGDDFSVVGTDESTYPEEPKEGIALGEEFSYVVEVKNGIMTLKFFSEGHETKIFTKNLIESEYTTTADIPEQTRKLFVPIGQDGVERANAYAGEGCFFKLGAYNQTNGKSPNENRNWCSGAETHGGDIEKQYADGNYAEVWFKTASISVSDHAVSNEGYFIKND from the coding sequence ATGAATAAAAACATCATCACATCCGTATTCACACTTATAATTATTAATCTTTTTTTAGTACTGAATAGTTGTAAAAGCGAAGTTAAAAAAGCAAAACTTATCACAAATAAAGAGGGAACTATAAAAAAAGTTTATGCCAGTAACGTTATTCCGTTTTTTGATCATTGGAAATTAATTTTAGGTGATGGATCAAATGTTGGAATTGCAAATAATTATGAGAATAAAGATTTCTTTTACACAACAAATGATGGTAAAAGTGATTGGGTAGTATTTAAAACGCCCAATGGAGGAGATACACATGGAACTTCAAATAATACGAGAACTGAATTGGCTCAAACAAAAAAATGGTATCCCAAGACGGCTAATGATAAATTAACAGCCACACTTAAAGTAATGAATGTTTCTGCTACTGGTGATGCTCGTGTTGCAGCTTCATATGCAGTTGTTGTGGGGCAGATTCACAGTGCAGATAAACATGAAAATGAACCACTTAAAATATTTTATAAAAAATTCCCAAGTCATACCAAAGGTTCTGTTTTTTGGCATTATGAAATCAATACTGCAGGTGAAGATAATTCAGGAAGATGGGATTATTCTACGGCTGTTTGGGGGGATGATTTTTCTGTGGTTGGTACAGATGAAAGTACGTATCCAGAAGAACCCAAAGAAGGTATTGCTTTAGGAGAAGAATTTAGTTATGTAGTTGAGGTGAAAAATGGAATTATGACTTTGAAATTTTTTAGTGAAGGACATGAAACTAAAATATTTACAAAAAATTTAATAGAATCTGAATATACTACAACTGCGGATATACCAGAGCAAACACGAAAATTATTTGTGCCAATTGGCCAAGACGGCGTAGAACGTGCAAATGCGTATGCTGGTGAAGGTTGTTTTTTTAAGCTCGGTGCTTACAATCAAACAAATGGAAAATCTCCCAATGAAAATAGAAACTGGTGCTCAGGAGCCGAAACCCATGGCGGTGATATTGAAAAACAATATGCTGACGGAAACTATGCTGAAGTTTGGTTTAAAACGGCAAGTATTTCTGTAAGTGATCATGCTGTGTCCAATGAAGGCTATTTTATTAAAAATGATTAA
- a CDS encoding RagB/SusD family nutrient uptake outer membrane protein: MKIIYIVLVSMLLITACDNDLDQLPSLDLEASNLEEFGPVLNAAYYYQTGVAMPQLVMGDFRADNMLMIENPFTSMDTYNADLGGGDMTGAFFSPVYSNLYKAILSANNVIENSLDATEVAEAKFLRALSYFKLVMIFGDVTVNLSSSPSTSDLSILVRQPVDDVYNNVIIPDLQDAISGLTNAGLATGRASQIAARAFLGKVYMYRGNFSEAVTELGAVVSGASGVGITLESDFADVVTDVSSEILFATKISSSIPNADGTTSASTFVGWFSGADTKTLTPLDPRLTAAFDASSAAGGGTDLRKALTIDEVNAKGTKYTGGLDQDFIEMRLSDVILMYAEALNETTNANGSQSATILSGLDAIRTRAGLTSLSGTATTQATVRTAIAKERRLELALEGHRWFDLVRTGTVDAEMGMTIDSDYYVFPIPNSEILATNGVITQNDGYN; this comes from the coding sequence ATGAAAATTATATATATAGTATTAGTCTCTATGTTGTTGATAACAGCATGTGATAATGATTTAGATCAATTGCCTTCCTTAGACTTGGAGGCAAGTAATTTGGAAGAGTTTGGTCCCGTTTTAAATGCAGCATATTATTATCAGACAGGAGTTGCAATGCCACAATTGGTTATGGGAGATTTCAGAGCAGACAATATGTTGATGATTGAGAATCCATTTACATCAATGGATACTTATAATGCAGATTTAGGAGGCGGTGATATGACAGGCGCATTTTTTAGCCCCGTTTATAGTAATTTGTATAAAGCTATTTTAAGTGCAAATAATGTTATTGAAAATTCATTAGACGCTACAGAAGTAGCAGAAGCTAAATTTTTAAGAGCTTTGTCTTACTTTAAGCTAGTGATGATTTTTGGTGATGTTACTGTAAACTTATCATCATCACCGAGCACTTCGGATTTGTCTATTTTAGTAAGGCAACCAGTAGATGATGTATATAATAATGTTATAATTCCAGATTTACAAGATGCTATATCAGGCTTAACCAATGCAGGATTAGCAACTGGGCGTGCTTCTCAAATAGCAGCACGAGCATTTTTAGGTAAAGTCTATATGTATAGAGGGAATTTTTCTGAAGCTGTAACAGAGCTTGGAGCTGTAGTAAGTGGAGCAAGTGGAGTAGGAATTACTTTAGAAAGTGATTTTGCAGATGTTGTTACAGATGTGAGTTCGGAAATTCTTTTTGCAACAAAAATATCTTCTTCCATTCCTAATGCAGATGGTACTACTTCTGCTTCTACGTTTGTAGGATGGTTTTCTGGAGCTGATACAAAAACTCTCACGCCTTTAGATCCACGTTTAACTGCTGCATTTGATGCAAGTAGTGCTGCTGGAGGAGGTACTGATTTAAGAAAAGCATTAACTATTGACGAAGTAAACGCAAAAGGAACAAAATATACGGGAGGTTTGGATCAAGACTTTATTGAAATGAGATTGTCTGATGTTATCTTGATGTATGCTGAAGCATTAAATGAAACTACTAATGCAAATGGATCACAATCTGCAACTATTTTATCTGGATTAGATGCCATAAGAACCAGAGCAGGATTAACTAGTTTAAGTGGTACAGCTACTACACAAGCTACTGTTAGAACTGCAATAGCTAAAGAAAGAAGGTTAGAGTTGGCATTAGAAGGACATAGATGGTTTGATTTAGTAAGAACAGGTACTGTTGATGCAGAAATGGGTATGACAATTGATAGTGATTATTATGTGTTTCCAATTCCAAATTCAGAAATTCTTGCTACCAATGGTGTAATTACTCAAAATGATGGATACAACTAA
- the gndA gene encoding NADP-dependent phosphogluconate dehydrogenase, which produces MISNNVIFIMGVSGCGKSTIGQLLAQKLNIPFFDGDDFHPQSNIDKMSHGIPLNDEDRYGWLLTLNKLAKKQIQKNNCIIVCSALKKSYRDILSEDVQRQVKWVYLVGTFNQILERIKKREHHFMSSDLLQSQFDTLEEPKQALEINIGLKPEVIVEKIIKEIKMKSEFGLFGLGVMGRSLSRNLAQKGFKISMYNREVKGTEEGVAIRFKEAHKELKSAQPFSEIKAFVNSLQTPRRIMLMVNAGMITDMVIEDLIPFLSDGDILIDGGNSNYLKTKERYDYLKTKNIHFIGAGVSGGEEGALKGPSIMPGGNKETYNLIKPYLESIAAKDANGLPCCTYIGEEGSGHFVKMVHNGVEYVEMQLLAEVSTILKLKGNNPNEIADILESWKSKADSYLLGITIDVLRKKDGEDWLVNKIVDKAGNKGTGNWTTIATAQLGVPSTLIATALFARYTSFYKEERLQSSENFNIKPASLNLEIIDILNAYQFARIINHYQGLKLISEAGRSYKWELNLSEIARIWTNGCIIKSDFMVDLISVLKENDNILSHQFIIDLIQSFKPSINKVVAQCVLSELAIPCLSESVNFLNAYTTANSSANIIQAQRDYFGAHTYQRIDDDSGKFHHTNWK; this is translated from the coding sequence ATGATTTCTAATAATGTAATCTTTATAATGGGGGTATCAGGTTGTGGAAAGAGCACCATTGGTCAATTATTAGCACAAAAACTTAATATTCCTTTTTTTGATGGTGATGATTTTCATCCACAATCAAATATTGATAAAATGAGTCATGGCATACCACTTAACGATGAAGATAGGTATGGCTGGTTGTTAACACTTAATAAGCTAGCGAAAAAACAAATACAAAAAAATAACTGCATTATAGTATGTTCTGCTTTAAAGAAATCTTATAGAGATATTTTAAGTGAAGATGTTCAACGGCAAGTTAAATGGGTTTATTTAGTAGGAACTTTTAATCAAATTTTAGAGCGGATAAAAAAACGAGAACATCATTTTATGTCTTCAGATTTATTACAATCACAGTTTGATACTTTAGAGGAGCCAAAGCAGGCTTTAGAAATAAATATAGGTTTAAAACCAGAAGTAATAGTTGAAAAAATAATAAAAGAAATAAAGATGAAATCAGAATTTGGTTTATTTGGTTTAGGAGTGATGGGAAGGAGCTTAAGTAGAAATTTAGCACAGAAAGGTTTTAAAATTTCTATGTATAATAGAGAAGTAAAAGGAACTGAAGAAGGAGTGGCTATTAGATTTAAAGAAGCTCATAAGGAGCTCAAGTCAGCACAACCATTTTCAGAAATAAAAGCGTTTGTAAATTCTTTACAAACACCTAGACGCATCATGCTTATGGTTAATGCTGGTATGATAACTGATATGGTGATTGAAGATTTAATTCCATTTTTATCAGATGGAGATATTTTGATTGATGGGGGAAATTCTAACTATTTAAAAACTAAAGAACGTTATGATTATTTAAAAACTAAGAATATACATTTTATAGGAGCTGGCGTTTCAGGAGGAGAAGAAGGTGCTTTAAAAGGTCCTTCCATCATGCCAGGTGGAAACAAAGAAACTTATAACTTGATAAAGCCTTATTTGGAAAGTATAGCTGCTAAAGATGCTAATGGTTTGCCTTGTTGTACTTATATTGGAGAAGAAGGAAGCGGTCATTTTGTAAAAATGGTTCATAATGGGGTTGAATATGTTGAAATGCAGTTATTGGCAGAAGTGTCTACTATTCTTAAATTAAAGGGTAACAACCCAAATGAAATTGCAGATATATTAGAATCATGGAAATCGAAAGCTGATAGTTATTTATTAGGAATTACTATTGATGTTTTAAGAAAAAAGGATGGTGAAGATTGGTTAGTAAACAAAATAGTTGATAAAGCAGGTAATAAGGGTACAGGTAATTGGACTACTATTGCTACGGCACAATTAGGAGTTCCAAGTACATTAATAGCCACTGCATTATTTGCTCGTTACACCTCATTCTATAAAGAAGAAAGATTACAGTCAAGTGAAAATTTTAATATCAAACCAGCATCATTAAATTTAGAAATCATTGATATTTTAAATGCATATCAGTTTGCAAGAATAATAAATCATTATCAGGGACTTAAGCTAATATCGGAAGCAGGAAGATCGTATAAATGGGAGTTAAATTTAAGTGAAATTGCTAGGATATGGACCAATGGTTGTATTATAAAATCTGATTTTATGGTAGATTTAATTTCGGTGTTAAAAGAAAATGATAATATTTTAAGTCATCAGTTTATAATTGATTTGATACAGTCGTTTAAACCTTCAATAAACAAAGTGGTAGCACAATGTGTTTTAAGTGAATTAGCAATTCCTTGTTTAAGTGAGTCTGTTAATTTTTTAAATGCATATACAACAGCAAATTCTTCAGCAAATATAATACAAGCGCAGCGCGATTATTTTGGGGCACATACTTACCAACGTATTGATGATGATTCGGGGAAGTTTCATCATACCAACTGGAAATAA
- a CDS encoding Nramp family divalent metal transporter — protein sequence MLETKEKNTLLKKIIAIVLGFGPGIFAIGYTIGTGSVTSMIVAGSKFNMQLLWVLLISCLFSGVLMFAYGNYALITGETALYGFKKHFKQGKVLAILIIVGITFGQWNSLMGILGISSNIIYEILAINFEGLSAFKYETVLVTAIVIIVVFYLLMLVGKYTFFEKILVIFVSLMGVSFILSLCFVQPLSVDVVKGLIPTIPDVPGGKMLVAAFVGTTMASATFLSRPLFVKGKGWTIKNLGQQKKDSITAAILIFIISGVIMAVAAGALFYQGKEVTQVLDMANTLEPVAGKWAVTIFFFGALSAGLSSIFPCLLIAPLLIADYQSGDIDTNSKQFRIITFIACLVALIGPVFGANPIEIQILSQVFNVFVLPLVVLGIIMIVNSKRIMKGYKTSLFVNIGLYASLLFALIISYNGILALFEYF from the coding sequence ATGTTAGAAACTAAGGAGAAGAACACTCTATTAAAAAAAATTATAGCCATTGTTTTGGGGTTTGGTCCAGGCATTTTTGCCATTGGGTATACTATAGGAACGGGCAGTGTAACATCTATGATTGTTGCGGGTAGCAAATTTAATATGCAATTATTATGGGTGCTATTAATAAGTTGTCTTTTCTCCGGAGTTTTAATGTTTGCATACGGAAATTATGCGTTAATTACTGGTGAAACAGCTCTTTATGGGTTTAAAAAACATTTTAAACAAGGGAAAGTTTTAGCCATATTGATCATAGTAGGAATTACGTTTGGTCAATGGAATTCATTAATGGGAATCTTGGGCATATCTTCAAATATTATTTATGAAATTTTAGCAATAAATTTTGAAGGTTTAAGTGCATTTAAATATGAGACTGTGTTAGTAACAGCAATTGTCATAATTGTTGTTTTTTATTTGCTAATGTTAGTAGGTAAATACACTTTTTTTGAAAAGATATTGGTCATCTTTGTAAGTTTAATGGGGGTGTCCTTTATATTGTCATTATGTTTTGTGCAACCTCTTTCTGTAGATGTAGTTAAAGGATTAATACCTACTATACCTGATGTTCCTGGGGGTAAAATGTTAGTAGCAGCATTTGTAGGAACTACTATGGCTTCCGCTACATTTCTATCAAGACCGCTATTTGTAAAAGGAAAGGGGTGGACCATTAAGAATTTAGGACAACAAAAAAAAGATTCCATTACTGCTGCTATTTTAATATTTATAATTAGTGGAGTAATTATGGCTGTAGCTGCTGGAGCGTTATTTTATCAAGGTAAAGAAGTTACTCAGGTGTTAGATATGGCAAATACTTTAGAGCCTGTAGCAGGTAAATGGGCCGTAACTATTTTCTTTTTTGGAGCGTTAAGTGCTGGCTTATCATCTATTTTTCCTTGTTTATTAATAGCTCCATTGTTGATTGCAGATTATCAATCTGGAGATATTGATACAAATTCAAAACAGTTCAGAATTATAACTTTTATTGCCTGTTTAGTGGCTTTAATTGGACCTGTATTTGGAGCCAACCCTATTGAGATTCAAATTTTATCTCAGGTGTTTAACGTGTTTGTGCTACCACTAGTGGTTTTGGGTATTATAATGATTGTGAACAGTAAGAGGATTATGAAAGGTTATAAAACAAGTTTGTTTGTTAACATTGGGTTGTATGCTTCTCTTCTTTTTGCTTTAATTATTTCCTATAATGGAATACTGGCTCTATTCGAATATTTTTAA
- a CDS encoding SDR family NAD(P)-dependent oxidoreductase: MKNNTKLIGKNILITAGAQGIGEAITRHFIDSGANVAIHYFSSADTANQLKEYAISKGQKAVALRGDLTKEIDANAVVEKAAEAFEGLDILINNAGSLVARKMLSEMEDDFWHKVMDINLTSMMLVTKAATPFLVKNNNSSIVNLASLAGRKGGHPGSLVYSTSKGAILTFTRALSSELGPQGVRVNAVAPGLILGTSFHNTHTTKESAAATTASIPIQRAGNADDVARAVLYLASEYDGFITGATLDINGGVYNM; the protein is encoded by the coding sequence ATGAAAAATAACACGAAATTAATAGGGAAGAATATTCTTATTACCGCTGGTGCTCAAGGAATAGGGGAGGCTATTACCAGACATTTTATCGATAGTGGTGCAAATGTTGCTATCCATTATTTTTCCAGTGCTGATACCGCAAACCAATTAAAGGAATATGCAATCAGTAAAGGGCAAAAAGCAGTTGCGTTACGTGGTGATTTAACTAAAGAAATTGATGCCAATGCAGTAGTAGAAAAAGCGGCAGAAGCTTTTGAGGGGCTGGATATATTAATTAACAACGCAGGTTCGCTTGTTGCTCGAAAAATGCTGAGTGAAATGGAAGATGATTTTTGGCATAAAGTTATGGATATAAACCTTACATCTATGATGTTGGTTACTAAAGCTGCAACTCCTTTTTTGGTAAAAAATAATAATAGTAGTATTGTTAATTTGGCTTCGCTCGCAGGTAGAAAAGGAGGTCATCCAGGATCATTAGTTTATTCTACAAGTAAGGGGGCTATCTTAACATTTACACGAGCTCTTTCATCGGAATTAGGACCTCAAGGTGTTCGAGTAAATGCTGTGGCTCCAGGGCTAATTCTTGGTACGTCATTTCACAATACGCATACAACAAAAGAATCAGCAGCAGCAACAACGGCAAGTATTCCAATCCAACGAGCAGGGAATGCAGATGATGTTGCGAGAGCGGTGTTGTACTTAGCGTCTGAATACGATGGTTTTATTACAGGTGCTACTTTAGACATCAATGGAGGTGTTTATAATATGTAA
- the manD gene encoding D-mannonate dehydratase ManD has product MKIKDIKVFVCCPGRNFVTVKIITDHGVFGLGDATLNGRELAVVAYLEEHVIPCLIGRDAHQIEDIWQYLFKGAYWQNGAVSMAAIGAIDMALWDVKGKVANLPVYQLLGGKSRRGITVYAHVNGESIEDVLNHLGKAIKEGYKVVRLQCTIPGTEGTYGTLGGKKNYYELQGNRPLPPEHPWSTNQYLNFIPELFKRAREKFGYDIELCHDIHSRLTPIEAAQLGKMLEPYRLKFLEDAVTYDNPEGYKVIRNHTTTPVALGEKFNTIWDAKPLIENQYIDFVRTAATHGGGITSLKKLADFASLYHVRLAPHGAPDLSPICFMAHMHVDLWAPNFGVQEFIGFGTPELNDVFSFSAKFKDGEIYIKDKPGLGVDFNEEAAKQYPYKRSYLPVTRLNDGTLWNW; this is encoded by the coding sequence ATGAAAATAAAAGATATAAAGGTTTTTGTTTGTTGTCCAGGGCGTAATTTTGTGACTGTTAAAATTATAACAGACCATGGCGTGTTTGGGTTGGGAGACGCTACCTTAAACGGTAGAGAATTGGCAGTTGTGGCTTATTTAGAAGAACATGTTATCCCTTGTTTAATAGGAAGAGATGCTCATCAAATAGAAGATATTTGGCAATATTTATTTAAAGGTGCTTACTGGCAAAATGGAGCTGTAAGTATGGCTGCAATAGGAGCTATTGATATGGCACTTTGGGATGTTAAGGGTAAAGTTGCTAATTTGCCTGTTTACCAATTATTAGGAGGTAAAAGTAGAAGGGGAATTACGGTTTATGCCCATGTTAATGGTGAATCTATTGAAGATGTACTTAATCATTTAGGAAAAGCTATAAAAGAAGGTTATAAGGTTGTAAGGTTACAATGTACCATACCTGGGACTGAAGGCACTTATGGTACTTTAGGAGGTAAAAAGAATTATTATGAACTACAAGGGAATAGACCTTTACCACCTGAACACCCATGGTCTACTAATCAATACCTAAATTTTATTCCCGAATTATTTAAGCGAGCAAGAGAGAAATTTGGTTATGATATTGAGTTGTGCCATGATATACATAGCCGGTTAACTCCTATTGAAGCTGCGCAATTAGGAAAAATGTTAGAACCATATCGTTTAAAATTTCTTGAAGATGCTGTAACTTATGATAACCCTGAGGGCTATAAAGTTATCAGAAATCATACCACTACGCCAGTAGCCTTAGGTGAAAAATTTAATACCATTTGGGATGCTAAACCCCTCATAGAAAATCAATATATCGATTTTGTAAGAACTGCGGCAACACATGGAGGAGGTATAACATCATTGAAAAAGTTAGCAGATTTTGCATCACTTTACCATGTACGTTTAGCACCTCATGGTGCGCCTGATCTTTCACCTATTTGCTTTATGGCACATATGCATGTGGATTTATGGGCACCCAACTTTGGAGTTCAAGAATTTATTGGATTTGGAACTCCAGAATTAAATGACGTGTTCAGTTTTAGTGCTAAATTTAAAGATGGTGAAATTTATATAAAGGATAAACCAGGTTTAGGAGTAGATTTTAATGAAGAAGCGGCAAAGCAATATCCATATAAAAGATCATACCTTCCAGTTACTAGGCTAAATGATGGCACCTTGTGGAATTGGTGA